TATGGAAGGAGAGGGATTTTACCGCTGTGAGGCGTGTGTTGAGAGAAGTCGGGATGTGGAAAAAGGATGAGTTGGTGGCGGATCGTGAAAAGATGTGGCAAGTCATCGAGCAATACCGGGGTGAAGGAATGAACCGGAGGCGTATTCCTGCGTGGCGTTGGGTGGCTGCCGTGATGTTACCTTTGTTATTGGGTGGAACTTTATGGATGAATCTGCGAGAGAAAAGGGAGATGCTTGTTACGGAAGTTATACCGGAGATTGAGGCAGGAACACCTCGTGCCGTATTGCTTATAGAACAAGGGGAAAGGATAGACTTGTCGCTATTTGCCGGTGACACTATCCTGAATAAAGGAGATGTCCGAATCCGGCTCGATTCCTCTAAAAGCGTGACGTATGAACGGGTGGCCGGGACACCCGCTAAGATCGAGTACAACACGATCATCGTACCTCGCAAAGGCGAATATCAATTGATTCTGGCTGATGGTTCGAAAGTTTACTTAAATTCGGAATCAAAACTTCGTTTCCCGACTCGTTTCGAGGGAAAGGAGCGGCGAGTGTATCTGGAAGGGGAAGGGTATTTCGAGGTGGCGAAGGATACTGCGAAACCTTTTATCGTGGAGGCGAAAGAGGTGGATGTGCGGGTGCTGGGAACGAGTTTTAACGTGAGTGCTTATGTTTCGGAACAGGCTGTACGGACGACGCTCGTGGATGGTAAAGTGCGGGTTGGAGATCGGTTAACCGGAAAGGG
The window above is part of the Butyricimonas paravirosa genome. Proteins encoded here:
- a CDS encoding FecR family protein, whose amino-acid sequence is MSTKDEKYWLQAILEGKVKPGDAGWERIWKERDFTAVRRVLREVGMWKKDELVADREKMWQVIEQYRGEGMNRRRIPAWRWVAAVMLPLLLGGTLWMNLREKREMLVTEVIPEIEAGTPRAVLLIEQGERIDLSLFAGDTILNKGDVRIRLDSSKSVTYERVAGTPAKIEYNTIIVPRKGEYQLILADGSKVYLNSESKLRFPTRFEGKERRVYLEGEGYFEVAKDTAKPFIVEAKEVDVRVLGTSFNVSAYVSEQAVRTTLVDGKVRVGDRLTGKGEIILPGQQAEWEDGTFTTKEVDTSIYTAWINGKFYFEGATLEEIASQLERWYDIDFFFTSENVKRFAFAGVINKEYSANKIFSIIEKTTRVRFNVNGRVVTVSEINNKQE